The Gemmatimonadota bacterium nucleotide sequence GTGACGCGAGCTCGTCGTCGCTCTCCGTGGCGTCGTCCGGGTCGCTGTCCTCGCCGCTGGTGGTCCCGTCCCGGTCCGCAGGCTCGTCCGCCTCGGAATCGAGCTTGGAGAGCAGGGTGGCGAGACGTCCGATCTCGGCCGTCAGGATGTCGCTCCATCGGATGACGAGCTTGGCGCTCAGCTCCCGGCCGTGGTTCATGGACACGGCTTCGCCCGGGCCGAGCGCGAGCACGTCCGCCGCACGGGCGGCGAACCTCGGTCCGGCAAAGACGACGGCCATGGCCGCCTCAGGCTCGGGAGGCTCGTCGAAGCGCCGATACTCGGTCAGCTCGAGCACCCGCTGCGCGCCCGAGCTTCCCGAAACCGCTCCGTCCGGCTCGACCGCCAGCCCGCCCGAAAGAGCGAGCGACGAGGAGACCTTCACCCAGGCGTGCTCCGGCGCATACGGGATCACCGGCGTTCGGGCGAACTCGTCCTTCATCTTGCCGGATCGCTCCTCCGGCAGTCCCAGCATCGAATCGCTTTCCTTGCCGTCCTTGAGGGACTCCGGCGAATCGAAGAACTTGAAGGCGGTGGCCGCCGTTCCCTTGCCGACCAGAGAGAGGGCCTCGCCCAGGCCGGGCAGGCTGCGCTCGATCTCCTGCGCAAGCTCGACTCCTCCGGCCCGCTCCTCGTCGCCGGACCGGCGTTCGCCTTCCTCCTCGGAGCCGGTCATCGGCCGACCGTCGCTCTCGCGGCGCTCTCGGCCTTGGCCGCCTTCTTGGCCTTCCGGCGCCGGTTCGGGTCGAGCTGGCGTTTGCGGAGCCGGATCTCGTCGGGCGTGACCTCGATGAGTTCGTCGTCGGCAATGAATTCCAGGGCCAGTTCGAGCGTCATACGGCGAGGAGTCTCGAGCCGCAGGGCCTCGTCCGCAGCCGTGGTGCGCATGTTGGTGAGCTTCTTCTGACGGCTCACGTTCACGTCCATGTCGCCGGAGCGCGAGCACTCGCCGACGATCATGCCGCCGTAGCACTCGATTCCCGGATCCACGAAGAGCTCCCCCCGTTCCTGCAGCCCGAAGAGCGCGAAGGCCACCGCCTTGCCCTGCCGATCCGCGACCAGCGCGCCACGACTGCGGCCTCGCACCGGTCCCGCCCACTCGTCCCACGAATGGAAACGATGGTGGAGCGTTCCTTCACCCTTGGTGTCGGTGAGGAAATCGGTCCGGTATCCGAAGAGGCCGCGCGCGGGGACCCGAAACTCCAACCGAGTGACCCTGGAGTCTCCTACGGGCCTCATCGAGGTCATCTTGCCCCGCCGGCGACCGAGCTTCTCGATGACCGTGCCGGTCGCCTCGTTCGGAACCTCCGCCACCACCTCCTCGAACGGCTCCAGCGTCTGCCCGTTCTCCCCGGTCCGGGTCACGACCCGCGGTCTGGACACCATGAATTCGTAGCCCTCGCGTCTCATGGTCTCCATAAGCACGGTAAGGTGCAGCTCCCCGCGTCCGCTGACGGAGAAGGTGCCGGTGCGTTCGGTCGGAGCCACCCGCAGAGCCACGTTGCGTTCGAGCTCCCGGTCAAGCCTCTCGGAGAGCTGCCGGGTGGTCACGTACTTGCCCGATCGCCCCGCGAACGGAGAGTCGTTGACCGAAAAGTCCACCGTGATGGTCGGCTCCTCGACAGTGATGCCCGAGAGTCGGTCCGGGCTTGCCGGATCGGCGATGGTGTCGCCGATCTCGACCCTCGCGAGGCCCGCCAGCGCTACGATGTCGCCGGCTCGGACCTCGTCGACCGGAAGGCGTTCGAGTCCGCTGAATGTGAAGAGGCCGCCTGCGCGCGCGTTCTCGACGACCTCGCTTCCGATGCGTGCGACCGGGTCGCCCACCGCGAGCCGTCCCCGCTCCACCCGCCCTATGGCGATGCGGCCCAGGTAAGAGGAGTGATCCAGAGTGGAGACCAGCATTTGGAACGGACCGTCGGCGCTCACCTGCGGAGCGGGCACGTGTTCGAGGACCGCGTCGAAAAGAGGCGCGAGATCGGTGCCCGGCTCGTCCGCCGTGTCGGACGCCCATCCGTCGCGCCCGACCGCGTAGAGGAAGGGGGCGTCGAGCTGCTCGTCCGTGGCGTCGAGATCGATGAGCAGTTCGAGAACCTCGTCCTGGACCTCCTCGGGCCGGGCGTCGCCGCGATCCACCTTGTTGATGACGATCAACGGAGCCAGCCCGAGGTCGAGCGCCTTCCGGGTCACGAACCGGGTCTGCGGCATTGGTCCCTCTGCGGCGTCGACCAGAAGCAGGACCCCGTCGACCATGCGCAGGATACGCTCCACTTCTCCACCGAAATCGGCGTGCCCGGGGGTGTCGACGATGTTGAGCTTCACCCCCCGCCACTCCACCGAAGTGTTCTTGGAGAGGATGGTGATGCCCCGTTCTCGCTCGAGCGGGTTCGAGTCCATGATCCTCTCGGCGACCTCCTGGCCGCGGCGAAAGACCCCGGACTGCCTGAACATCTGGTCGACGAGGGTGGTCTTGCCGTGATCGACGTGCGCGATGATCGCGACGTTGCGCAGTTCCACGGGGCTAGCGGTCCGCCGGCTGCCGGGAAGAACGAAGCTGTGGCGACACGTCCATCCCTAACCGAACGTGAATTTGAGTGCGAAGAGCCCG carries:
- the typA gene encoding translational GTPase TypA, with translation MELRNVAIIAHVDHGKTTLVDQMFRQSGVFRRGQEVAERIMDSNPLERERGITILSKNTSVEWRGVKLNIVDTPGHADFGGEVERILRMVDGVLLLVDAAEGPMPQTRFVTRKALDLGLAPLIVINKVDRGDARPEEVQDEVLELLIDLDATDEQLDAPFLYAVGRDGWASDTADEPGTDLAPLFDAVLEHVPAPQVSADGPFQMLVSTLDHSSYLGRIAIGRVERGRLAVGDPVARIGSEVVENARAGGLFTFSGLERLPVDEVRAGDIVALAGLARVEIGDTIADPASPDRLSGITVEEPTITVDFSVNDSPFAGRSGKYVTTRQLSERLDRELERNVALRVAPTERTGTFSVSGRGELHLTVLMETMRREGYEFMVSRPRVVTRTGENGQTLEPFEEVVAEVPNEATGTVIEKLGRRRGKMTSMRPVGDSRVTRLEFRVPARGLFGYRTDFLTDTKGEGTLHHRFHSWDEWAGPVRGRSRGALVADRQGKAVAFALFGLQERGELFVDPGIECYGGMIVGECSRSGDMDVNVSRQKKLTNMRTTAADEALRLETPRRMTLELALEFIADDELIEVTPDEIRLRKRQLDPNRRRKAKKAAKAESAARATVGR